TCCTCGCCCTCTTCGCCGGCGCCTACGTCTGGTTCGCGCGGCAGGAGCCCCCCGCGCCGGTGACGACGCCCGCGCCAACGGTGGACGCGAAGGCGGCCGAGCGGGAGGCGCTTTTCGGCGCGGAGGCATTGGCGCCGGAGGTGCAGTGGCGGGAGAGCGGCCTCGGTTACCGCATCGTCGCCGAAGGCACCGGACCGAAGCCCGGGATCGGCAGCCCGGTGCGCCTGCGGTACGTCGGCCGCCTGAAGGACGGCACGATTTTCGACCGCGCCGAGACGCCGAGCGAGTTTCAGATTGGCGCGACGATTCGCGGCCTCTCGAACGGCCTGCAGCTGCTGGCGGCAGGTGGCAAGGCGACCTTCTTCATTCCGCCGTCGCAGGGCTACGGCCACGCGAAGGTGATGGGCATCCCGCCTGACTCCGGGCTGATTTTTGAAGTGGAAGTCGTCGAGGTCGGCGCCCGCTGATCCGGCAAGGTCGAGCGCGTCACGCCCCCGTCCGGCGCGATACGCGCCCATTTTCGGGGTCCGGTGGCGTCCCTCACCGCGCGTCGGCGCTCGAACGGAGACCGGGTCTGCGGAAACACACCCTAACCGCGTCACATCGATACCCTCGGCCGCACCCCAACCAGGGCAAAAGTCTCACCGGGATGACTAGGATTAACCGGTAGTTCGGAGCAACTCATTTTTATCGCCTATTTCGCTGCTAATAATTCTGGGATCAGCCTTCTAACAATTTTCATGATTGACTAGTGACAATAAATTTTACCTCTCTGCATCGCTTCATCACGAACCCCTACTCCCCCATGAAGAATGCAGCTCTCCCGATTCATCCCGCGCGGCCCGGTCGCCGCCGGCTCCGCCGCCAGCAGGCGTTCACCATGTTCGAGGTCCTCCTGGTCGTCATCGCCCTCGGCCTGCTCGCCGCCCTGATCGTGCCGACGATCGAACGCTTCATCGATGCGACCGGCGACACCGCCAAGACCCACAATGCCAAGATTCTGAACCAGTACGTCGAGACGCTGTACAACGCCGGCGCGGAAACGAATTGGGCCGACGGCGCAGCCGCGATCACCGCGCTGACCGCCGGGGTTTCGCTGCCTCCGACTGTGCCCGGCGGGCAGACCCAGATTGTGAAGCTCACCCAGGCCGTGAACGCGGAAGCCTATACTTACACCGCCGGCACCCCGACCTCGCCGCCCAGCTTCTCCCCGCTGCTCGGTCGGCGCAACGTGAGGCCGTAGGCCATGAATACCCGGGGCCCCGGCGCGGCGTTCACGCTCCTCGAGATCCTGATCGTGGTCACCATGCTTGGGCTCCTGGGCACCATGGTGGTGGGCGGTTTTCGCAACGTGGTGCCCGCCGCGCGTGAGACGGCTGCGGTCAACAAGGCCCGCGTCGTCAACGCCGCCCGGATCACCTATGCATTGACCGTCCCCGCCGCGGCGACCGAATGGGACGCCGCGCTGTCCGACGCCCAGCGCTGCACGCTGCTGATCGAAGCCGGCGCACTCACGGGTGCACCGGCGGACTGGCTCGCCGCCACGGGAGGTTACTCGCTGGCGCTCACCGGCGGGCTGCGCGCCCGGACGGTTCTCCGCAACAAGGCCGGCGCCACGCTCGCCTACACCGACTGAGCTCCGTCGGTCGTCCCGCCGACAATCGCTCCCCCCGGCACTCCCCGTGTCCGCCCTGGGCCGCCGCATGCCCAGCCCGCGCCTCCCTACGTTCATAATCTGGATGAAATCGCCGCCGGCATTCCCCTCGCCTGCCCACTCCCGCCACACCCAGCGCGGCTTCGTCCTCAGCGAGCTCGTCATCGTCCTCGTGCTTTCGTCGGTCACGACGGCGGCCCTGCTGGCGGCTCTCCTTGCACTCCTCCACACCATGCAACCCCAGAGCATCCTGATCGGCGGGGAAACCCTGCCGGTTGCGCCCACGTTCGGCGCCTTTCCATCCGCGGTACGCCTGCATCAGGCGTTCACCGACCGCGTTGCTGCTGCCCGCGCCGTCTACGTGCTGGGCGGCCAGCACCTCTCGATTCCCGCCGATGCCGCGCCCACCCGTGTGGCACCGCTGCGCGTCCGCGGCCTGCCGCGCATCGATGATTTCTCGCCCGGCCTGCCTCTGGACGCGTGCCGGTTCCAGGAAACCTATGGCCCGGCGCTCGGCGCCACAGAGGACGCCCCGTCCCGCGAGGACTTCTCCACTGTCGTGGTTGGGTCCCATCAGGGCGTCCTCGCCATCACGTGCTTCGTGCAGGTGCGACGCCGGGAGGAGACCTGGTCCGACGGCAGCGCGACCCGCAGCTTTGTGGTGCGCGAGGTGCAGCTCTGGGACATCGAGCACGGCGCCCAGCACTACGCGTTCGCCGAACGACCGGCGCACTCCCAAGGCGTATTCGTCGGCGCCGTGCACACCTGGCTGCGGTATCAGCTGAACACGGACGGAGAGGAAGGCCCCGCCTGCGTGGCGTTTCCCGATCCTTGGATCTACGGCGGCAACCGGGGGCGACCCGATGATCTGCC
The Opitutus sp. ER46 genome window above contains:
- a CDS encoding FKBP-type peptidyl-prolyl cis-trans isomerase; translated protein: MKRALLAVGLLLALFAGAYVWFARQEPPAPVTTPAPTVDAKAAEREALFGAEALAPEVQWRESGLGYRIVAEGTGPKPGIGSPVRLRYVGRLKDGTIFDRAETPSEFQIGATIRGLSNGLQLLAAGGKATFFIPPSQGYGHAKVMGIPPDSGLIFEVEVVEVGAR
- a CDS encoding type II secretion system protein; its protein translation is MKNAALPIHPARPGRRRLRRQQAFTMFEVLLVVIALGLLAALIVPTIERFIDATGDTAKTHNAKILNQYVETLYNAGAETNWADGAAAITALTAGVSLPPTVPGGQTQIVKLTQAVNAEAYTYTAGTPTSPPSFSPLLGRRNVRP
- a CDS encoding type II secretion system protein; translated protein: MNTRGPGAAFTLLEILIVVTMLGLLGTMVVGGFRNVVPAARETAAVNKARVVNAARITYALTVPAAATEWDAALSDAQRCTLLIEAGALTGAPADWLAATGGYSLALTGGLRARTVLRNKAGATLAYTD